One Candidatus Neomarinimicrobiota bacterium genomic window, GCTCAAGAGGGACACCGATCGCGACCTTTTCATGTCACCCACGGAGGCACAGGAATACGGTCTGATTGATAGAGTCCTGGAGAGACGTTAGACCGGTCGTCTCCACATTCCTTTTCCTCCATCACCTTCCGCCATTCTACCGGGTCATCCGGGACTCGAAGGAACGTCCAGGGCGGTCCCGTTTTCAGCGGCACATACTTCCCGGGGGCCTGATCCGGTGGGCTTGTACGTGTACGAACAGAGGTTCTTCTGAGACGGAATAGAAGCTCCGGGTCCTGGAAAAAGGTTTCTCAGCAGCAGGAACGGTCGTAGATTTTTCGAGAGGGGCATCCATGTCAAACGTTGGTTTCCATCTGGTGAATGTTTTTCTTATGACAGTGCTCGCGGGCGCACCAGCTTTCGATTGTCCGCCGGATAGTGCTTATTTTCCGGACCTGGACACGACGAGTGCATCGTTCGGTAATACCGTAGCCACAGGGCTCTGTGCCTGCCTCGATTTTGGATCCACCCTTGCGGGAACGGACTCAACGGTCACCCTTACTATTCTTCTTACTGACAATGAACCCCTTCGCGCTTTTCAATTTGAAATCGCCGACAATACGGGCGACGCTCTGAAGGCAAGATCCGCCAAAGCGGGCAACAAGATCGAAGGGTGGACCGTTCCCATCGTCGAAACGTATCACGGCACCAGTCTCATTCTGGGGTTCAGCCTTTCGGGTGAGAAGACTCAGCCCGGTGTGGGTGATACCCTCGTTCAGATTACGTTCAGCATAGTGAAGCCGCTTGCGGAGATGCTCTCGTTCTATTTCGATAGTTTTGGTGGAGTTCGTCTGTCCGATGTTGATGCACAAAACGTGGCATGTAGTTTCCCGGATTCAGCGAATCCCGTATCTTATCCCGCCGGTTGGCCCGTGGCTCTCGAGGGAGGTTCCGGGGCACCCGACTCTTTCAGGCTGAGAGATAGTTTTCCCAATCCGTTCAACACTATGACCACCATTCAGTTCGATCTGCCCTCCGAAGTTTCCGTGGCAATTTCTATCTACAACATACTTGGCCAGCGAGTGGTGACGCTGGTGAACCGTACCTTATCCGCCGGGAGCCACACGGTCAAGTGGAGAGGTCAAAACCGGCTGGGTGTTGATGTGGCGTCGGGTCTCTACGTTTATACCCTCACAACGGATGACTTCTTCGACCAGAAGAAGATGGTTCTCCTCAGGTAGCTTATGTATCCTTTTCGGTTCCGACCCTCACTTTTTATCGCGGCTGTATGTTTCGTTTCAGCCCCAGCACCTCTCTGTCCGCAAATGCCCAGCCCGGCCGTACGGCAACTTGAGCAGGAGTGGAAGAGTTACACATCTTTCCAGAAGATTGAGCTATTGAATTTCTGTGACTTTCTGTTTGACGAAGGACATTTTGAACGATCCATTCTCGCCTGTTTCCGGTTCGTTTTTCTTTATCCGGATGATGAGCAGATACCTCTTGTTTACTACAGGATTGCACGATCGTACGAGGAGTCGGGTCTGCTGGATCTTGCCATCGAGTATTTTCAGCA contains:
- a CDS encoding T9SS type A sorting domain-containing protein is translated as MSNVGFHLVNVFLMTVLAGAPAFDCPPDSAYFPDLDTTSASFGNTVATGLCACLDFGSTLAGTDSTVTLTILLTDNEPLRAFQFEIADNTGDALKARSAKAGNKIEGWTVPIVETYHGTSLILGFSLSGEKTQPGVGDTLVQITFSIVKPLAEMLSFYFDSFGGVRLSDVDAQNVACSFPDSANPVSYPAGWPVALEGGSGAPDSFRLRDSFPNPFNTMTTIQFDLPSEVSVAISIYNILGQRVVTLVNRTLSAGSHTVKWRGQNRLGVDVASGLYVYTLTTDDFFDQKKMVLLR